One window of the Fusobacterium sp. SYSU M8D902 genome contains the following:
- the fabF gene encoding beta-ketoacyl-ACP synthase II, with product MNRVVVTGLGLITALGTGIEKSWKRIVAGETGIAKIESYDVSEMPVQIAGEVKDFDPTEFGIEKKEIKKLARNTQFAIAATKMALDDSKLVIDENNAEEVGVVVSSGIGGIEVFEAQHQAMLEKGVRRISPFTIPAMIANMAAGNIGIYFGAKGPNKSIVTACAAGTHSVGEAFEMIKNGRAKVMIAGGTEAAVTPFAMNAFANMKALSTRNDEPEKASRPFTADRDGFVMGEGAGVLILEELESAKARGAKIYAEIVGYGETCDAYHITAPVDGGEGAARAFKMALKEGKIALEDVDYINAHGTSTPANDKNETAAIKAVFGDHAKELMVSSTKGATGHGLGAAGGIEAVIIAKSIFEGVVPPTINYDNPDPECDLNYVPNKAVEKEINVAMSSSLGFGGHNAVIAMRKYK from the coding sequence ATGAATAGAGTAGTCGTTACAGGTCTAGGACTAATAACTGCTTTAGGGACAGGAATAGAGAAGAGTTGGAAGAGAATAGTGGCTGGAGAGACAGGAATAGCTAAGATAGAATCTTATGATGTATCTGAGATGCCAGTACAGATAGCTGGAGAGGTAAAAGACTTTGATCCTACAGAGTTTGGAATTGAGAAGAAAGAGATAAAAAAATTAGCTAGAAATACTCAATTTGCAATAGCAGCTACAAAAATGGCTTTAGATGATTCTAAATTAGTAATAGATGAGAATAATGCTGAAGAGGTAGGAGTAGTTGTTTCTTCGGGAATTGGTGGAATAGAGGTATTTGAAGCTCAACACCAAGCTATGTTAGAAAAGGGAGTAAGAAGAATATCTCCATTTACAATTCCTGCTATGATAGCTAATATGGCTGCAGGAAATATAGGGATTTATTTTGGAGCAAAAGGACCTAATAAATCAATTGTAACAGCTTGTGCTGCTGGAACTCACTCAGTTGGAGAAGCTTTTGAAATGATAAAAAATGGAAGAGCAAAAGTGATGATAGCAGGAGGAACAGAAGCAGCTGTAACACCTTTTGCTATGAATGCCTTTGCTAATATGAAAGCTCTTTCAACAAGAAATGATGAGCCTGAAAAAGCTTCAAGACCATTTACTGCTGACAGAGATGGATTTGTAATGGGAGAGGGAGCAGGAGTGTTAATTCTTGAGGAGTTAGAGTCTGCAAAAGCAAGAGGAGCAAAGATATATGCTGAAATAGTTGGATATGGAGAGACTTGTGACGCTTACCATATAACAGCTCCAGTAGATGGTGGAGAAGGAGCAGCAAGAGCATTTAAAATGGCTCTTAAAGAGGGAAAAATAGCATTAGAAGATGTTGATTATATAAATGCTCATGGAACTTCAACACCAGCAAATGATAAAAATGAAACTGCAGCAATAAAAGCTGTATTTGGAGATCATGCTAAGGAATTGATGGTATCTTCAACAAAAGGAGCTACAGGACACGGATTGGGAGCTGCTGGAGGAATTGAGGCTGTAATTATAGCGAAGAGTATTTTTGAAGGTGTTGTTCCACCAACAATAAACTATGATAATCCAGATCCAGAGTGTGATTTAAACTATGTGCCAAATAAGGCAGTTGAGAAGGAAATAAATGTAGCAATGTCAAGTTCACTAGGATTTGGTGGACATAATGCTGTAATAGCTATGAGAAAATATAAGTAG
- a CDS encoding DUF177 domain-containing protein, protein MRLEIKNFPNQILEFDFYIDSMEDIDLKDRVHVIGTAVNNNGKVEISGKYSTKVKTQCVRCLKEIEIELSNDFMGTFLDESEYVQYSKSLNAECEINQNEIYDEIKDGVIDLEGLIREYIILDMPPYPQCEPVCEDDSEIEKHSDNGIDPRWQQLLQIKN, encoded by the coding sequence TTGAGATTAGAGATTAAAAATTTTCCAAACCAAATTTTAGAATTTGACTTCTATATTGATAGTATGGAGGACATAGATCTAAAAGATAGAGTGCATGTTATAGGAACAGCTGTAAATAACAATGGTAAAGTTGAAATAAGTGGAAAATATTCAACTAAAGTAAAAACACAATGTGTAAGATGTCTAAAAGAGATTGAAATAGAATTAAGTAATGATTTTATGGGAACTTTCTTAGATGAAAGTGAGTATGTTCAGTATTCAAAAAGTTTAAATGCAGAATGTGAAATTAATCAAAATGAGATTTATGACGAGATAAAAGATGGAGTTATAGACTTAGAAGGATTAATAAGAGAGTATATAATACTTGATATGCCACCATATCCACAGTGTGAACCTGTTTGTGAAGATGATTCAGAGATAGAGAAGCACAGTGATAATGGAATTGATCCAAGATGGCAGCAATTATTACAAATAAAAAATTAA
- a CDS encoding AAA family ATPase, with protein MKKIPIAVEDFKEIIEQDYYYVDKTKFIEDILNDGAKVKLFCRPRRFGKTLNMSTLKYFFDIENKDENRKLFNSLYIENSPIIKEQGKYPVIFISMKGITASTWDEVIKSISEKIFKLYNQFDGIINSVFSEIESKKFQRLLSQESGQVEMQTALSFLTSLLYKYYNQKVVVLIDEYDSPIMSAYEKGYYTEMKDFLKAFYGEVLKTNEYLQMGVLTGIIRVAQAGIFSDLNNFTNYTILNNEYSDSFGLVENEVKAMLDYYDIGYEMPEVKEWYDGYSFGKDEIYNPWSILKFVQSKELKSHWVNTSGNALILNMLLASNSTVFDNLNDLINGKDIMVYINESIRMGDNLSPNNIWEIMLFSGYLTIKEKLSETMFTLRIPNKEIQKLFKGLFVDAIFRESNNVGSLIQALVTKNISQIIKSLEDVVINAISFYDTSKKYENPYQTLLGGFLYALDDYYIMHPNMESGYGRADIILEPRNKAWAGYILELKRSNTNDIEKEAEKAFDQIEDKKYETLLKKNGVKDIVKIGLVFDGKKAIAYY; from the coding sequence ATGAAAAAAATACCTATTGCAGTGGAAGATTTTAAAGAAATAATAGAACAAGATTATTATTATGTTGATAAAACAAAGTTTATAGAAGATATATTAAATGATGGAGCAAAGGTAAAATTATTTTGTCGTCCTAGAAGATTTGGAAAGACTCTTAATATGTCTACACTTAAATATTTCTTTGATATAGAAAATAAAGATGAGAATAGAAAGTTATTCAATAGCTTATATATAGAAAACTCTCCTATAATAAAGGAACAAGGAAAATATCCTGTAATATTTATCAGTATGAAAGGTATAACTGCTTCTACTTGGGATGAAGTCATTAAAAGTATTAGTGAAAAGATTTTTAAGTTATATAACCAATTTGATGGAATTATTAATTCTGTTTTTAGTGAAATTGAAAGTAAAAAATTTCAAAGATTACTTAGTCAAGAGAGCGGACAAGTTGAAATGCAGACAGCATTATCTTTTCTAACATCACTTCTATATAAATACTATAATCAAAAGGTAGTAGTATTAATAGACGAGTATGATTCTCCAATAATGTCAGCTTATGAAAAAGGTTACTATACAGAGATGAAAGATTTTTTAAAGGCTTTCTATGGAGAGGTATTAAAGACAAATGAATACTTACAAATGGGAGTTCTTACTGGGATAATAAGGGTAGCTCAAGCAGGAATATTTTCTGATTTAAATAACTTTACAAACTACACAATATTGAATAATGAGTATAGTGATAGTTTTGGATTAGTTGAAAATGAAGTGAAAGCTATGTTAGATTATTATGATATAGGTTATGAGATGCCAGAAGTAAAAGAGTGGTATGATGGTTATAGTTTTGGAAAAGATGAAATATACAATCCTTGGAGTATTTTAAAATTTGTACAAAGTAAGGAGTTAAAATCTCATTGGGTAAATACTTCTGGAAATGCTCTGATTTTAAATATGTTATTAGCTTCAAATTCAACTGTATTTGACAACTTAAATGATTTGATAAATGGCAAGGATATAATGGTATATATCAATGAAAGTATAAGAATGGGAGATAATCTTTCTCCTAATAATATTTGGGAGATCATGTTATTCTCTGGATATTTAACAATTAAGGAAAAACTTAGTGAAACAATGTTTACCTTAAGAATACCCAATAAAGAGATACAGAAGTTATTTAAAGGATTGTTTGTAGATGCTATTTTTAGAGAGAGTAATAATGTTGGAAGTTTGATTCAAGCTTTGGTTACTAAGAATATATCTCAAATAATAAAAAGCTTAGAGGATGTAGTTATTAATGCTATTAGTTTCTATGATACAAGTAAAAAGTATGAGAATCCTTATCAAACATTATTAGGAGGATTTTTATATGCCTTAGATGATTATTATATAATGCATCCTAATATGGAAAGTGGTTATGGTAGAGCTGATATAATTTTAGAACCAAGAAATAAAGCTTGGGCTGGATATATTTTGGAACTAAAAAGATCTAATACCAATGATATAGAAAAAGAAGCAGAAAAAGCTTTTGATCAAATAGAAGATAAAAAATATGAAACTCTATTAAAGAAAAATGGAGTAAAAGATATAGTAAAAATTGGCTTAGTTTTTGATGGGAAAAAAGCTATAGCTTATTATTAG
- the acpP gene encoding acyl carrier protein, with protein sequence MLDKIREIVVEQLGVDAEQVVPEANFVEDLGADSLDTVELIMAFEEEFDVEIPDTDAEKIKTVQDVIDYIESK encoded by the coding sequence ATGTTAGATAAAATAAGAGAAATAGTAGTAGAGCAATTAGGTGTAGACGCTGAGCAAGTAGTACCTGAGGCAAACTTTGTTGAGGATTTAGGAGCAGATTCTTTAGATACTGTTGAGTTAATAATGGCATTCGAAGAAGAGTTTGACGTTGAGATTCCTGATACAGATGCAGAGAAAATAAAAACAGTTCAAGATGTTATTGATTATATTGAATCAAAATAA
- the rpmF gene encoding 50S ribosomal protein L32 produces the protein MAVPKKKTSKAKKNMRRSHHALTGTGLATCEKCGAPRRPHRVCLSCGDYNGKQVLAGQAE, from the coding sequence ATGGCAGTACCTAAGAAGAAAACATCTAAAGCTAAGAAAAACATGAGAAGATCTCATCATGCTTTAACTGGAACTGGATTAGCAACTTGTGAAAAATGTGGAGCTCCAAGAAGACCACACAGAGTATGTCTTTCATGTGGAGATTACAATGGAAAACAAGTTCTAGCAGGACAAGCTGAGTAA
- the plsX gene encoding phosphate acyltransferase PlsX encodes MRIALDAMGGDKAPFETVKGAVKALEESESLHLILVGKKEIVEEELSKYKVDRDRIEIVDAREKIEMTDDPVTAVKGKKDSSMNRTLELVKEGIADASVSAGNTGALITASQLKLKRIKGVLRPAIATMFPNKTGKMLMLDVGATADCKPEFLNQYAMMGSKYLEVLLGKKNPTVGLLNIGTEEGKGNEVTREAYLLLKENKTINFMGNVESTEVMNGNIDVVVTDGFTGNMVLKTSEGVAKFIVSSLKEEIGKSFIYKLGALLIKPAIKHIAKKMDSSEYGGAIFLGLNGISIKAHGNSDSTGIKNAIKVANKFAEMNFIEELKNVIDIDNIKE; translated from the coding sequence ATGAGAATAGCTTTAGATGCTATGGGTGGAGATAAAGCTCCCTTTGAAACGGTAAAAGGAGCAGTGAAAGCCTTAGAAGAGAGTGAAAGTTTACACCTCATACTTGTTGGGAAGAAAGAGATAGTAGAAGAGGAGCTATCAAAATACAAAGTTGATAGAGATAGAATAGAGATAGTAGATGCTAGAGAGAAAATAGAGATGACTGATGATCCTGTAACAGCAGTTAAAGGAAAGAAGGATTCATCTATGAATAGAACTTTAGAGCTTGTTAAAGAGGGAATAGCAGATGCTTCTGTTTCAGCTGGAAATACAGGTGCCTTAATAACTGCTAGTCAATTAAAACTAAAAAGAATAAAGGGTGTATTGAGACCAGCTATTGCTACAATGTTTCCTAATAAGACTGGAAAGATGTTGATGTTAGATGTTGGTGCAACTGCAGATTGTAAGCCAGAGTTTTTAAATCAATATGCTATGATGGGTTCTAAATATTTGGAAGTATTGTTAGGAAAGAAAAATCCGACTGTAGGATTATTAAATATTGGAACTGAAGAGGGTAAAGGAAATGAGGTAACTAGAGAAGCCTACCTTCTTTTAAAAGAGAATAAAACTATAAATTTTATGGGAAATGTAGAGAGTACAGAGGTTATGAATGGAAATATAGATGTAGTAGTAACTGATGGATTTACAGGAAATATGGTTTTAAAGACTTCTGAAGGGGTTGCAAAGTTTATTGTCTCATCATTGAAAGAGGAGATAGGTAAATCATTTATATATAAGCTGGGGGCTTTACTAATCAAACCAGCAATAAAACATATAGCTAAAAAGATGGATTCATCAGAGTATGGTGGAGCTATATTTTTAGGCTTGAATGGAATCTCTATAAAAGCTCACGGAAATTCAGATTCAACAGGAATAAAAAATGCTATAAAGGTGGCTAATAAATTTGCTGAGATGAATTTTATCGAAGAGTTAAAAAATGTTATAGATATAGATAATATTAAAGAATAG
- a CDS encoding beta-ketoacyl-ACP synthase III has protein sequence MEFKSVGIKGLGYYVPEKVMTNFDFEKIIDTSDEWIRTRTGIEERRFAAADQATSDLCVEAAKKALDRANMTVEDLDLILVATCTPDYLVQATACLVQHKLGGKNIPCFDLNAACSGFIYGLTVANGMIKGGVYKNILVIGAETLSRIIDMQDRNTCILFGDGAAAAVVGEVEEGYGILSTYLGAEGEDDDILRTPAGGTKKPNDAQTIENRENFVKMKGQDVFKFAVHALPNATKNALNTANVSANDLSMIFPHQANVRIIESAAKRIHVPIEKFYMNLQKFGNTSSASVGLALGEALEKGLVKKGDLIALTGFGAGLTYGSIIMRWTY, from the coding sequence ATGGAATTTAAAAGCGTAGGAATCAAAGGATTAGGATACTATGTTCCAGAAAAAGTAATGACTAACTTTGATTTTGAAAAGATAATAGATACATCTGATGAATGGATTAGAACAAGAACAGGAATAGAGGAGAGAAGATTTGCTGCTGCTGATCAGGCAACTTCAGATCTATGTGTAGAGGCTGCTAAAAAAGCTTTAGATAGAGCCAATATGACAGTGGAAGACTTAGATTTGATATTAGTGGCTACTTGTACTCCAGATTATTTAGTTCAAGCAACTGCATGTTTGGTACAACATAAATTAGGTGGAAAGAATATTCCATGTTTTGACTTAAATGCAGCTTGTAGTGGATTTATATATGGACTTACAGTTGCTAACGGAATGATAAAGGGTGGAGTATACAAAAATATACTTGTAATAGGAGCAGAGACACTTTCAAGAATTATAGATATGCAGGATAGGAATACTTGTATATTATTTGGTGATGGTGCTGCAGCTGCAGTAGTTGGAGAGGTTGAAGAGGGATACGGTATACTATCAACTTATCTAGGTGCTGAAGGAGAAGACGATGATATATTAAGAACTCCTGCTGGTGGAACAAAAAAACCAAATGATGCACAAACAATAGAGAATAGAGAGAACTTTGTAAAGATGAAGGGACAAGATGTATTCAAATTTGCTGTACATGCACTACCAAATGCTACAAAAAATGCTTTAAATACAGCTAATGTAAGTGCTAATGATCTATCTATGATATTCCCACATCAAGCTAATGTAAGAATAATAGAGTCAGCAGCAAAAAGAATCCATGTACCAATTGAGAAGTTCTATATGAATCTTCAAAAATTTGGAAATACTTCATCAGCTTCTGTAGGTCTTGCATTGGGAGAAGCTTTAGAGAAAGGACTTGTAAAAAAAGGAGATCTAATAGCTTTAACAGGTTTTGGAGCAGGATTAACATATGGTTCTATAATAATGAGATGGACATATTAA
- the ychF gene encoding redox-regulated ATPase YchF, which produces MIGIGIVGLPNVGKSTLFNAITKAGAAEAANYPFCTIEPNVGMVTVPDSRLDELSKIINPQRVVQATVEFVDIAGLVKGAAKGEGLGNKFLSNIRSTAAICQVVRCFEDDNVIHVSGSVDPIRDIEVINTELIFADMETVDKAIEKHKKLAMNKNKESMALMPVLEKCKAHLEEFQLLKTLSMTEEELELIRTYQLLTLKPMIFAANVAEDDLATGNEYVEKVREYAEKLGSEVVIVSAKVEAELQEMDDEESKKEYLEALGVEEAGLNRLIRAGYKLLGLQTYFTAGVKEVRAWTIRIGDTAPKAAGEIHTDFEKGFIRAKVVSFADFIKYSGWKGAQEAGVLRLEGKEYIVQDGDLMEFLFNV; this is translated from the coding sequence ATGATTGGAATAGGAATAGTAGGTCTTCCAAATGTCGGGAAATCAACACTTTTTAATGCAATAACAAAAGCTGGTGCAGCAGAGGCAGCAAACTACCCATTCTGTACAATAGAACCAAATGTGGGAATGGTAACTGTACCAGATTCAAGATTAGATGAGTTATCAAAAATAATTAATCCTCAAAGAGTAGTTCAAGCTACTGTAGAGTTTGTTGATATAGCTGGATTAGTAAAAGGAGCAGCAAAAGGAGAGGGATTAGGAAATAAATTCTTATCAAATATTAGATCTACAGCAGCAATTTGCCAAGTAGTAAGATGTTTTGAAGATGATAATGTAATTCACGTAAGTGGTTCAGTAGATCCAATAAGAGATATTGAGGTAATAAACACAGAGCTAATATTTGCTGATATGGAAACTGTAGATAAAGCAATTGAAAAACATAAAAAATTAGCTATGAATAAGAATAAAGAATCTATGGCATTAATGCCTGTATTAGAAAAATGTAAGGCACATTTAGAAGAGTTTCAACTATTAAAAACTCTATCTATGACAGAAGAGGAGTTAGAGTTAATAAGAACATATCAATTATTGACTTTAAAACCTATGATATTTGCAGCAAATGTGGCTGAAGATGATTTAGCAACAGGAAATGAGTATGTAGAAAAAGTAAGAGAGTATGCTGAAAAATTAGGTTCAGAAGTTGTAATAGTTTCTGCAAAAGTTGAAGCTGAATTACAAGAGATGGATGATGAAGAGAGCAAGAAAGAGTACTTAGAGGCACTTGGTGTTGAAGAGGCAGGATTGAATAGATTAATAAGAGCTGGATACAAGTTATTAGGTCTTCAAACTTATTTTACAGCAGGAGTAAAAGAGGTTAGAGCTTGGACAATAAGAATCGGAGATACTGCTCCAAAAGCTGCTGGAGAGATCCATACAGATTTTGAAAAAGGATTTATCAGAGCAAAAGTGGTTTCATTTGCTGATTTTATAAAGTATTCAGGATGGAAGGGTGCTCAGGAAGCTGGAGTATTAAGATTAGAAGGAAAAGAGTATATAGTTCAAGATGGAGATTTAATGGAATTTTTATTCAATGTGTAG
- a CDS encoding ATP-binding protein: MILILEGIFVGINSKILSNLYKQRVKQILKEDTLLVKLIAERNPRVKYQELFSNNELRFTIVDLEGKIIFDSKKTEEEEKRMDNHLQRLEIQEAIKNSESFTVRSSDTLHKMMAYYAILVRDINGEEYVLRTSNDYSKEVLQIREFLLIQILFFIILNYVIHFFYKNYIKRDFYNKIEKMRCFLKSGEMEKVNYSKDEYWLFQFWDILKEWQEKNLNNISRLEKERRVLSEVLHSVDLFIGLLNVNGSFIVKNTSLKYIIDPYEDDYLGAVKHIEIIKHIKDGMSSKKDIREELYIQNLKKYFLLTMKYLEFSNRYIITIKDITSTREMVEVQRSFINNVSHELKTPLTNIKGYLIALEDCPDSMKTKFLKTIKSNVERLENIVLDFFNISKIENSNLVNISQIGVEKLKKELLDILDKKIEEKGAEVEFNFVLTDNRDYLKIDFEKISMILKNLIENGIIYNMNKNPRVMVDVLEKGDRYLIQVKDNGMGIPIYEQDKIFERFYRIDQARTSNLGGTGLGLSIVKTLVDKCGGDLTIDSQEHIGTTFSFYILK, from the coding sequence TTGATACTGATCTTAGAGGGAATTTTTGTAGGAATAAACTCTAAAATCTTATCAAACCTATATAAGCAAAGAGTGAAACAGATATTGAAAGAGGATACCCTACTTGTAAAATTAATAGCTGAGAGAAATCCAAGAGTAAAGTACCAAGAACTTTTTTCAAATAATGAACTTAGATTTACAATAGTGGATTTGGAAGGAAAAATAATTTTTGACTCTAAAAAAACTGAGGAAGAGGAGAAAAGAATGGATAATCATCTTCAGAGATTAGAGATTCAAGAAGCTATTAAAAATAGTGAGAGTTTTACGGTGAGAAGTAGTGACACACTACATAAGATGATGGCTTATTATGCTATCTTAGTGAGAGATATAAATGGTGAAGAGTATGTACTGAGAACTTCTAATGACTATAGTAAAGAAGTATTACAGATAAGAGAGTTTCTTTTAATTCAGATACTATTTTTTATAATCTTAAATTATGTGATACATTTTTTCTATAAAAACTATATAAAAAGAGATTTCTATAATAAAATTGAAAAAATGAGATGTTTTCTTAAAAGTGGAGAGATGGAGAAGGTAAATTACTCTAAAGATGAGTATTGGTTATTTCAATTTTGGGATATTTTGAAAGAGTGGCAGGAGAAGAATCTAAATAATATATCTAGATTGGAGAAAGAGAGAAGAGTTTTATCTGAAGTCTTACATTCAGTAGATCTTTTTATTGGGTTATTAAATGTAAATGGAAGCTTTATAGTAAAGAATACATCTTTAAAATATATAATAGATCCCTATGAAGATGATTATTTAGGGGCAGTAAAACATATTGAGATAATAAAACATATTAAAGATGGAATGAGTTCTAAAAAAGATATTAGAGAAGAGCTATATATTCAAAATTTAAAAAAATACTTTTTATTGACAATGAAGTATTTAGAATTTAGTAATAGATATATAATAACAATTAAGGATATAACGAGCACTAGAGAGATGGTTGAGGTTCAAAGAAGTTTTATAAACAATGTAAGTCACGAATTGAAAACCCCACTTACAAATATAAAAGGGTATTTGATAGCTTTAGAAGATTGTCCAGATAGTATGAAAACAAAGTTCTTAAAAACTATAAAATCTAATGTAGAAAGGCTTGAAAATATTGTTTTAGATTTTTTTAATATATCTAAAATAGAAAATTCTAATCTTGTAAATATCTCACAAATTGGAGTTGAAAAATTAAAAAAAGAGTTACTGGATATTTTAGACAAAAAGATAGAGGAAAAAGGAGCAGAGGTAGAGTTTAATTTTGTACTCACAGATAATAGAGACTATTTGAAAATAGATTTTGAAAAAATATCTATGATCTTAAAAAATTTAATAGAGAATGGAATTATCTACAATATGAATAAAAATCCAAGGGTAATGGTAGATGTATTGGAAAAAGGGGATAGATATTTAATTCAAGTCAAAGATAATGGAATGGGAATACCTATCTACGAACAGGATAAGATATTTGAGAGATTCTATCGAATAGATCAAGCTAGAACTAGTAATTTGGGTGGAACAGGACTTGGACTGTCAATAGTAAAAACTCTAGTAGATAAGTGTGGAGGAGATTTGACAATTGACTCACAGGAGCATATTGGAACTACCTTCTCATTCTATATTTTAAAATAA
- the rpsI gene encoding 30S ribosomal protein S9, translating to MAEMIQYRGTGRRKTSIARVRLIPGGKGIEINGKTMADYFGGREILSKIVEQPLALTETLDKFEVKVNVIGGGNSGQAGAIRHGVARALILADETLKAALREAGFLTRDSRMVERKKYGKKKARRSPQFSKR from the coding sequence GTGGCTGAAATGATTCAATATAGAGGAACTGGAAGAAGAAAAACTTCTATAGCAAGAGTAAGATTAATTCCTGGAGGAAAAGGAATTGAAATAAACGGAAAAACTATGGCAGATTATTTTGGAGGAAGAGAAATCCTTTCTAAAATAGTTGAGCAACCTTTAGCTTTAACAGAAACTTTAGATAAATTTGAAGTTAAAGTTAATGTAATCGGAGGAGGAAACTCTGGACAAGCTGGAGCTATAAGACACGGAGTAGCAAGAGCTTTAATATTAGCTGATGAGACTTTAAAAGCTGCTTTAAGAGAAGCTGGATTCTTAACTAGAGACTCAAGAATGGTTGAAAGAAAGAAATACGGAAAGAAAAAAGCAAGAAGATCTCCTCAATTCTCAAAAAGATAA
- the fabD gene encoding ACP S-malonyltransferase — protein MSKIAFVFPGQGTQYVGMGKELYENNELAKQEFDNLFSKLDFDLKKVMFEGPEEELKETKNTQPAIVSMSLILTKLLEAKGVKADYVAGHSVGEYAAFGAAGYLSLEDTVKLTAARGSYMNEVAHKVNGGMAAIIGLDSSKIVEVLEGVEGVVEAVNFNEPKQTVIAGDKDAIERACVALKEAGARRAMPLAVSGPFHSSLMKEAGEKLKLEAEKYNFTMTDVKLVANTTAEILNSVDEVKEEIYRQSFGPVKWVETINRLKAEGVDTIYEIGPGKVLAGLIKKIDKEIIVKNIEKLEDLSNI, from the coding sequence ATGTCTAAAATAGCTTTTGTATTTCCAGGACAGGGAACACAATATGTTGGAATGGGAAAAGAATTATATGAGAACAATGAGCTAGCAAAGCAAGAGTTTGATAATCTATTTTCAAAACTGGATTTTGATTTAAAAAAAGTTATGTTTGAAGGTCCAGAAGAGGAGTTAAAAGAGACTAAAAATACTCAACCAGCTATAGTATCAATGAGTTTAATATTGACAAAATTATTAGAAGCTAAAGGAGTAAAGGCTGATTATGTAGCAGGACACTCTGTAGGAGAGTATGCAGCTTTTGGAGCAGCTGGGTATTTGTCATTGGAGGATACAGTTAAATTAACTGCTGCTAGAGGAAGCTATATGAATGAAGTAGCACACAAAGTTAATGGTGGAATGGCAGCAATTATTGGGTTGGATTCTTCAAAGATAGTTGAAGTACTTGAAGGAGTAGAGGGAGTAGTTGAAGCAGTAAACTTTAATGAACCTAAGCAAACTGTAATAGCTGGAGATAAAGATGCTATTGAGAGAGCTTGTGTGGCTCTTAAAGAAGCTGGAGCTAGAAGAGCAATGCCATTAGCAGTATCAGGTCCTTTCCATTCATCATTGATGAAGGAAGCAGGAGAAAAATTAAAATTAGAGGCTGAAAAGTATAACTTTACTATGACAGATGTTAAGTTAGTAGCAAATACAACAGCTGAAATTTTAAATTCAGTTGATGAGGTAAAGGAAGAGATCTATAGACAGAGTTTTGGTCCAGTAAAATGGGTTGAAACAATAAATAGATTGAAAGCTGAAGGGGTAGATACAATTTATGAAATAGGACCTGGAAAAGTATTAGCAGGACTTATAAAGAAAATTGATAAAGAAATTATAGTAAAAAATATAGAAAAACTTGAAGATTTGTCAAATATATAG
- the rplM gene encoding 50S ribosomal protein L13 codes for MKKYTFMQRKEDVVREWHHYDAEGQILGRLAVEVAKKLMGKEKLTFTPHIDGGDFVVVTNVEKLVVTGKKLTDKKYYNHSGFPGGIRERRLGEILEKKPEELLMLAVKRMLPKNKLGRQQLTRLRVFVGAEHTHSAQKPVKVEF; via the coding sequence GTGAAAAAGTATACTTTTATGCAAAGAAAAGAAGATGTTGTTAGAGAATGGCATCACTATGACGCTGAAGGGCAAATATTAGGAAGATTAGCAGTTGAAGTTGCTAAAAAATTAATGGGTAAAGAGAAATTAACTTTTACTCCACACATTGACGGAGGAGACTTCGTAGTAGTTACTAACGTTGAGAAATTAGTTGTAACTGGAAAAAAATTAACTGACAAAAAATATTACAATCACTCAGGATTCCCAGGAGGAATAAGAGAGAGAAGACTAGGAGAAATCTTAGAGAAGAAGCCAGAAGAACTATTAATGCTAGCTGTTAAGAGAATGCTTCCAAAAAACAAATTAGGAAGACAACAATTAACTAGATTAAGAGTATTTGTTGGAGCAGAGCATACACATTCTGCACAAAAACCAGTAAAGGTAGAATTTTAA